A genome region from Deinococcus sp. KNUC1210 includes the following:
- the secY gene encoding preprotein translocase subunit SecY produces the protein MLRAFRDAFRIPDLQRKIVFTLLLLAIYRLGNAIPTPGVNSAALASSSGNNSLLGLIGMISGGNLSQFSIFALGVLPYITASIVIQLLTTSIPSLEKLSKEGEEGRKKINSYTRYAAIILGAVQATIFSVFVTRDAANIAPGWDPGVFTILVMVLTQVAGIAFAMWIGERITEVGLGNGISLIIMAGIIGRYPAEIKATTQLFRSGDLTIIPLIIFLLIILLVIAGIVYVYQAERRVPVQYARKQVGGKSYGGQATFLPIKVNQAGVIPVIFASAMLILPNLIQNATAKTAPAVSTFIQRYLSSGGTWYTVLEVLLIVGFTYLYNSVQFDPKRIAEQLREAGGFVPGVRPGSATAEFLSKISTRISLWGAIFLALLTVVPQIVQRLTGVTTFQFSGTGLLIIVGVALETLRQLESQLTVRRYDGFISKGRIRGRLQD, from the coding sequence ATGCTCAGGGCCTTCCGCGACGCCTTCCGTATTCCGGATCTTCAGCGGAAGATTGTGTTCACGCTGCTGCTCTTAGCGATCTATCGTCTGGGCAACGCCATTCCCACCCCTGGCGTGAACTCGGCGGCGCTGGCGAGCAGCAGCGGCAACAATAGCCTTCTGGGCCTCATCGGCATGATTTCCGGCGGCAACCTCTCGCAGTTCTCCATCTTTGCGCTGGGGGTGCTGCCGTACATCACGGCGAGCATCGTCATTCAACTTCTGACGACCTCGATTCCTTCTCTGGAAAAACTTTCCAAGGAAGGCGAGGAAGGACGGAAGAAGATCAACAGTTATACCCGGTATGCCGCCATCATTCTGGGCGCGGTGCAGGCGACGATCTTCAGCGTGTTTGTCACGCGGGACGCCGCCAATATCGCGCCCGGTTGGGATCCTGGTGTGTTCACCATCCTGGTGATGGTGCTGACACAGGTGGCGGGCATCGCGTTCGCCATGTGGATCGGAGAGCGCATCACCGAGGTGGGGCTGGGCAACGGGATCTCGCTCATCATCATGGCGGGCATCATCGGGCGCTATCCGGCAGAGATCAAGGCAACCACCCAGCTCTTCCGGAGCGGCGACCTGACGATCATTCCGCTGATCATCTTCCTGCTGATCATTTTGCTGGTCATCGCAGGCATCGTGTACGTGTATCAGGCCGAGCGCCGGGTGCCGGTGCAGTATGCCCGCAAGCAGGTGGGTGGCAAGAGCTACGGTGGTCAGGCGACGTTTCTGCCGATCAAGGTCAATCAGGCAGGCGTCATTCCGGTGATCTTCGCCTCAGCTATGTTGATTCTGCCGAACCTGATCCAGAACGCCACCGCCAAGACGGCCCCCGCCGTCTCGACCTTCATCCAGCGCTACCTGAGTTCGGGCGGCACTTGGTACACCGTGCTTGAAGTGCTGCTGATCGTGGGCTTCACGTACCTGTACAACAGCGTGCAGTTCGACCCCAAGCGGATTGCCGAGCAGCTGCGCGAGGCGGGCGGCTTCGTACCCGGCGTGCGTCCGGGCAGTGCCACCGCCGAGTTTCTGAGTAAGATCAGCACCCGCATTTCGCTGTGGGGCGCGATCTTCCTGGCGCTGCTGACGGTGGTGCCGCAGATCGTGCAGCGACTGACCGGCGTGACCACGTTCCAGTTCTCAGGAACGGGTCTGCTGATCATCGTGGGTGTGGCACTGGAAACGCTGCGTCAGCTGGAATCGCAACTGACGGTGCGGCGGTACGACGGGTTCATCAGCAAAGGCCGCATTCGTGGGCGTCTGCAGGATTGA
- a CDS encoding adenylate kinase — MPKAPHKVVIFLGPPGAGKGTQAERLAADQNLLKISTGDILRDHVTRGTELGERVKPILDAGRLVPDDILIALIRDRLAALESVRVIFDGFPRTTAQAQELDMLLEELGAPISAVPLLEVPDQLLIDRIVERGKTSGRSDDTEEVARNRQTVYRDQTQPLIDYYSARGQVRTVNGVGSMDEVYSRILDAVK, encoded by the coding sequence ATGCCCAAAGCGCCCCACAAAGTCGTGATTTTTCTTGGCCCTCCCGGTGCAGGCAAAGGAACCCAGGCCGAACGCCTGGCTGCCGATCAGAACCTGCTGAAGATCAGTACCGGCGATATTCTGCGCGATCACGTGACGCGCGGCACCGAGCTTGGGGAACGCGTCAAACCGATTCTGGATGCCGGAAGGCTGGTGCCCGACGACATCCTGATCGCGCTGATCCGTGACCGACTGGCGGCGCTCGAAAGCGTGCGGGTCATCTTCGACGGCTTTCCGCGCACCACGGCTCAGGCCCAGGAACTCGACATGCTCCTCGAAGAACTCGGCGCACCGATCAGTGCTGTACCGCTGCTGGAAGTGCCGGATCAGCTGCTGATCGACCGCATCGTCGAGCGGGGCAAGACCAGCGGGCGCAGCGACGACACCGAAGAAGTGGCCCGCAACCGGCAGACGGTGTACCGCGACCAGACGCAGCCGCTGATCGATTACTACTCAGCGCGTGGACAGGTCCGGACAGTCAATGGCGTGGGCAGTATGGACGAGGTGTACAGCCGTATTCTCGACGCGGTAAAATAG
- the infA gene encoding translation initiation factor IF-1, protein MITEALPNTTFRVMLDSGHDILAYISGKMRIHYIRILPGDRVVLEISPYDTTRGRIVYRK, encoded by the coding sequence GTGATCACCGAGGCGTTGCCCAACACCACCTTCCGGGTGATGCTGGACAGCGGCCATGACATCCTGGCCTACATCAGCGGCAAGATGCGGATTCACTACATCCGGATTCTGCCGGGAGACCGGGTGGTCTTGGAGATTTCCCCTTACGACACCACGCGGGGCCGCATCGTTTACCGCAAGTAG
- the rpmJ gene encoding 50S ribosomal protein L36, whose amino-acid sequence MKVRSSVKKMCDNCKVVRRHGRVMVICTNVKHKQRQG is encoded by the coding sequence ATGAAGGTAAGAAGCAGCGTCAAGAAGATGTGCGACAACTGCAAGGTTGTACGTCGCCACGGGCGTGTGATGGTGATCTGCACCAACGTCAAGCATAAGCAGAGGCAGGGTTAA
- the rpsM gene encoding 30S ribosomal protein S13: MARVAGVDLPREKRVEIGLTYIYGIGPTRAREVLTQTGINPDTRVKNLTEAEQSTLRDVIEKTFKVEGDLRSEVGQNIKRLMDIGSYRGLRHRRGLPVRGQRTKTNARTRKGPRKTVAGKKKAARK; encoded by the coding sequence ATGGCCCGCGTTGCAGGTGTAGACCTTCCGCGTGAAAAGCGCGTCGAGATCGGTCTGACGTACATCTACGGCATCGGTCCGACCCGTGCCCGCGAAGTGCTGACGCAGACCGGGATCAACCCTGACACCCGCGTCAAGAACCTGACCGAAGCCGAGCAGAGCACCCTGCGCGACGTGATCGAGAAGACCTTCAAGGTCGAGGGCGATCTGCGGAGCGAGGTCGGTCAGAACATCAAGCGCCTGATGGATATCGGCAGCTACCGTGGCCTGCGCCATCGCCGTGGCCTGCCGGTTCGTGGGCAGCGCACTAAGACCAACGCCCGCACCCGGAAGGGACCGCGCAAGACGGTGGCTGGTAAGAAGAAGGCGGCGAGGAAGTAA
- the rpsK gene encoding 30S ribosomal protein S11, translating to MARSTKGKTPRRVRRNISAGRAYIHASYNNTIVTITDVDGNSVAWSSGGTIGYKGSKKGTPYAAQLAAADAVKKAQGFGMNIVDVVVRGSGSGREQAIRAIQASGIDVKSIMDDTPVPHNGCRPKKKNRL from the coding sequence ATGGCACGTTCAACCAAAGGCAAGACTCCCCGCCGCGTTCGCCGCAACATCTCTGCGGGCCGCGCCTACATCCACGCCAGCTACAACAACACGATTGTTACCATCACCGATGTCGATGGCAACAGCGTGGCCTGGAGCAGCGGCGGCACCATCGGCTACAAGGGCAGCAAGAAGGGCACGCCTTACGCGGCCCAGCTCGCTGCTGCCGACGCCGTGAAAAAGGCGCAGGGCTTCGGCATGAACATCGTGGACGTTGTGGTTCGTGGCAGCGGCTCTGGCCGTGAGCAGGCGATCCGCGCGATTCAGGCGTCGGGCATCGACGTCAAGAGCATCATGGACGACACCCCCGTTCCCCATAACGGCTGCCGCCCCAAGAAGAAGAACCGCCTCTAA
- the rpsD gene encoding 30S ribosomal protein S4: MGRYRGSIVKQSRREGINLAETEKVQKYLDKRPYAPGQHGQRRGRGRPSDYSVRLREKQKLARLYGMNERQFRNLFEEAASIPGVTGTVFLQLLERRLDNVVFRMGFASTRRQARQFVGHAHILVNGKTVDIPSYRVKIGDVISITEKSRSMGFVQENAEASKRRRVSPWLEMNPENFSGSFVRLPAREDLALPINENFIIEYYSR, from the coding sequence ATGGGTCGTTACCGTGGATCAATCGTCAAGCAGAGCCGCCGTGAAGGGATCAACCTGGCGGAGACCGAAAAAGTCCAGAAGTATCTGGACAAGCGCCCCTACGCGCCCGGCCAGCACGGTCAGCGCCGGGGCCGTGGTCGCCCCAGCGACTACAGCGTGCGTCTGCGCGAAAAGCAGAAATTGGCCCGCCTGTACGGCATGAACGAGCGCCAGTTCCGCAACCTGTTCGAGGAAGCGGCCAGCATTCCCGGCGTCACCGGCACGGTGTTCCTGCAGCTGCTGGAGCGCCGCCTCGACAACGTGGTGTTCCGTATGGGCTTTGCCAGCACCCGTCGCCAGGCCCGTCAGTTCGTGGGCCACGCGCACATTCTGGTGAACGGCAAGACCGTGGATATCCCCAGCTACCGCGTCAAGATCGGCGATGTGATCAGCATCACCGAGAAGAGCCGCAGCATGGGCTTCGTGCAGGAGAACGCCGAGGCCAGCAAGCGCCGCCGCGTCAGCCCCTGGCTCGAAATGAATCCCGAAAACTTTAGCGGCAGCTTCGTGCGTCTTCCGGCCCGTGAAGACCTGGCGCTGCCCATCAACGAAAACTTCATCATCGAGTATTACTCGCGCTAA